In a single window of the Silvimonas iriomotensis genome:
- a CDS encoding aldo/keto reductase, whose protein sequence is MKVTDRRVLGRSGIEVTAFGLGGAPLAGLYHDVSEADARAAIDGAWDAGLRYFDTAPYYGYTKSEHRFGQALRQHARSEFVLSTKVGRLLKPGNPQSDENGWVNPLPFEPHYDYSYSGIMRSYEDSQQRLGMTQIDILLVHDIGRTTHHGEHDHYINQLTAGGGLQALDELRNSGQIRAVGLGVNEWEIVHDVMQVFDLDCCLLAGRYTLLEQQTLSPFLDNCVARGVGIILGGPFNSGVLTGNRKYNYAEAPARVLERVAALQAVSDEFGVPLPAAALQFPLAHPAVATCIPGGKTLAQLQQNCAWFEQAIPAAFWQTLKQRGLLHEAAPLPGEA, encoded by the coding sequence ATGAAAGTGACCGACCGGCGCGTGCTGGGGCGCAGCGGCATCGAAGTCACCGCCTTTGGCCTGGGCGGCGCGCCGCTGGCCGGGCTGTATCACGATGTGAGTGAGGCCGATGCCCGCGCCGCCATTGATGGCGCCTGGGACGCTGGCCTGCGGTATTTCGATACCGCGCCCTACTACGGCTACACCAAGTCCGAACATCGCTTTGGCCAGGCGCTGCGGCAACATGCGCGCAGCGAGTTTGTCTTGTCGACCAAAGTGGGCCGCTTGTTGAAACCGGGCAACCCGCAAAGCGACGAAAACGGCTGGGTCAACCCGCTGCCGTTCGAGCCGCATTACGACTACAGCTACAGCGGCATCATGCGCTCGTATGAAGACAGCCAGCAGCGCCTGGGCATGACGCAGATCGACATCCTGCTGGTGCACGATATCGGCCGGACCACACATCATGGCGAGCACGATCACTACATCAACCAGCTTACCGCCGGTGGCGGCTTGCAGGCGCTGGATGAACTGCGCAACAGCGGACAGATCCGCGCCGTCGGGCTGGGCGTGAACGAGTGGGAAATCGTCCACGATGTCATGCAGGTGTTTGATCTGGACTGCTGCTTGCTGGCCGGCCGCTACACGCTGCTGGAGCAACAAACGCTCTCGCCGTTTCTGGACAACTGCGTGGCGCGCGGCGTGGGGATCATTCTGGGCGGGCCGTTCAACTCTGGCGTGCTGACCGGTAACCGCAAATACAACTACGCCGAGGCCCCGGCGCGCGTGCTGGAACGCGTAGCCGCGCTGCAAGCGGTGAGCGATGAATTCGGCGTGCCCTTGCCGGCCGCGGCGTTGCAGTTTCCGCTGGCACACCCGGCGGTGGCCACCTGTATTCCCGGTGGCAAAACCCTGGCGCAATTGCAGCAGAACTGCGCGTGGTTTGAACAAGCCATCCCGGCTGCGTTCTGGCAAACGCTGAAACAGCGCGGCCTGTTGCATGAAGCCGCCCCGCTGCCTGGCGAGGCCTGA
- a CDS encoding amidohydrolase family protein, with product MRIDAHQHFWDLSLAGYDWPTPELTAIYRSFRPLDLQPLLAANGIDGTVLVQTRPSVVENFYLTDLAARHPFILGVVGWLDLAARDAPIRIAKWAEQDKFKGVRPMLQGLDDDRWILQSGLEPAIRALMAHGLSFDALVLPRHLPHLAVFAQRYPELPIVIDHAAKPDIAAQILEPWREDIAALAALPNVHCKFSGLVTEAATDWHTDHLRPYCEHLLSMFGPQRLIWGSDWPVLRLAGDYARWCSTTDELLAPLDPTQRAAILGDNAVAFYRLAAAQPDTTKA from the coding sequence ATGCGCATTGATGCCCACCAGCATTTCTGGGATCTCTCGCTGGCCGGTTACGACTGGCCCACGCCAGAGCTGACCGCCATCTACCGCAGTTTCCGGCCGCTGGACCTGCAACCCCTGCTGGCCGCCAACGGTATTGACGGCACGGTGCTGGTGCAAACACGGCCATCAGTGGTCGAGAACTTTTATCTGACCGATCTGGCCGCGCGCCACCCGTTTATCCTGGGCGTCGTGGGCTGGCTGGATCTGGCCGCGCGCGACGCCCCGATCCGTATTGCCAAATGGGCCGAACAGGACAAGTTCAAAGGCGTGCGTCCCATGCTGCAAGGGCTGGATGACGACCGCTGGATTCTCCAGAGCGGGCTGGAGCCGGCCATTCGCGCACTCATGGCGCACGGCCTGAGCTTTGACGCGCTGGTCCTGCCCCGACACCTGCCCCATCTGGCGGTGTTTGCGCAGCGCTACCCGGAACTGCCCATTGTCATTGATCACGCGGCCAAACCGGACATCGCCGCGCAAATCCTTGAGCCGTGGCGTGAAGACATTGCCGCGCTGGCCGCGCTACCCAATGTGCATTGCAAATTCTCAGGCCTCGTGACGGAGGCGGCCACCGACTGGCACACCGATCACCTGCGCCCGTATTGCGAACATCTGCTGTCCATGTTCGGCCCGCAGCGGCTGATCTGGGGCAGCGATTGGCCGGTGTTGCGTCTGGCGGGGGATTACGCCCGCTGGTGCAGCACCACGGATGAATTGCTCGCCCCGCTAGACCCGACACAGCGCGCAGCCATCCTGGGCGATAACGCCGTCGCCTTCTACCGGCTTGCCGCTGCGCAGCCGGACACCACAAAAGCATGA
- a CDS encoding ABC transporter substrate-binding protein → MKNQPFVASLTLLSTLAATLVMPAAWAGPYDGYTLRVKLIGGEQYEPLYSVIPEWEKKTGAKVQIVSSKSHFELDRELKQDIASGKIDYCLFSNHTNFAAQYVTITRDLKPLVPADFVSKFSPRVIQQSTIKGKLLEIPRHSDISELYYNKKAYDDPANKAAYKAKFGKDLAPPQTWDEVAQQAKFFAKPPNFYGTQFAGKDEAITGRFYEMLVANGGQLFDKNFKPTFNSPAGVKSLNWFVDLYKSGAVPKGAPNYVWDDLGNGFASGTVALDLDWGGWASFFNDPKSSKIAGNVGIVRAPKGSSGKRTGWSGSHSFSITQSCDNPKAAADFLMFITGFDAQMLEARRGLMPTRLDAQQAALAEFKAKNETYLTEVFNTFAAGMREDSFTPPLIPEWVEVSNSIWPELQKAIVGDKTSKQALDDAAKKVEALMDDAGYYK, encoded by the coding sequence ATGAAGAACCAACCGTTTGTTGCATCGCTGACGCTGTTATCGACCCTGGCCGCAACCCTGGTCATGCCCGCTGCCTGGGCCGGCCCGTATGACGGCTATACCCTGCGCGTGAAACTGATTGGCGGCGAGCAGTACGAGCCGCTGTATTCGGTGATCCCGGAGTGGGAAAAGAAAACCGGCGCCAAAGTGCAGATCGTATCGAGCAAGAGCCATTTCGAGCTGGACCGCGAACTCAAGCAGGACATCGCGTCGGGCAAGATCGATTACTGTCTGTTCTCTAACCACACCAACTTTGCTGCGCAATACGTCACCATCACCCGCGACCTCAAACCGCTGGTGCCGGCTGATTTTGTCAGCAAGTTCTCGCCGCGCGTGATCCAGCAATCCACCATCAAGGGCAAGCTGCTGGAGATCCCGCGTCACTCTGACATCAGCGAGTTGTATTACAACAAGAAAGCGTATGACGACCCGGCCAACAAGGCCGCGTACAAGGCCAAATTCGGCAAGGATCTGGCCCCGCCGCAAACCTGGGATGAAGTCGCCCAGCAAGCGAAATTCTTTGCCAAACCGCCCAACTTTTACGGCACACAATTTGCCGGCAAAGATGAAGCGATCACCGGCCGCTTCTATGAAATGCTCGTTGCCAATGGCGGGCAGTTGTTCGACAAGAACTTCAAGCCCACCTTCAACAGCCCGGCGGGTGTGAAGTCGCTCAACTGGTTTGTTGATCTGTACAAATCCGGCGCCGTACCCAAAGGCGCGCCCAACTATGTGTGGGATGACCTGGGCAACGGCTTTGCCAGCGGCACGGTGGCGCTGGATCTGGACTGGGGCGGCTGGGCCAGCTTTTTCAACGATCCCAAGAGCAGCAAGATCGCCGGCAATGTCGGCATTGTCCGCGCGCCCAAGGGCTCGTCTGGCAAGCGCACCGGCTGGTCTGGTTCGCACTCGTTCTCTATCACCCAGTCTTGCGACAACCCCAAGGCCGCAGCTGATTTCCTGATGTTCATTACCGGCTTTGACGCCCAGATGCTGGAAGCCCGCCGTGGCCTGATGCCAACCCGGCTGGATGCCCAGCAGGCCGCCCTGGCCGAGTTCAAAGCCAAGAACGAGACCTATCTGACCGAGGTGTTCAACACCTTTGCCGCCGGCATGCGGGAAGATTCGTTCACCCCGCCGCTGATCCCGGAATGGGTTGAGGTCTCCAACAGCATCTGGCCAGAACTGCAAAAGGCGATTGTCGGCGACAAGACCAGCAAGCAGGCGCTGGACGATGCCGCGAAAAAAGTCGAGGCCTTGATGGATGACGCCGGGTATTACAAGTGA
- a CDS encoding carbohydrate ABC transporter permease, with translation MKLLRKLPPEARLLLPAFVVILVVVAVPLLFSLYTSFTSYRLVRPETIWNVVWFKNYIKLFGSSDFWWAFGRTVLFLTVVLNLEMLFGLALALLVNQVTRGQRMLRTIMMFPMMFSPVLVGFQFKFMFNDNIGIVNHILQNWFGVTQAIPWLVESHLAFFSLACAEIWNSTAVFAILLLAGLMAMPQDPLEAARVDGCTPWQAFRHVTLPFLMPFVYIAMTIRSLDVGRAFDIVKIMTNGGPAGRTELIWTLSARAGYEDARMGYANAMSYVAVLLSIAFTVHFFRKLNASRQFLNEVDA, from the coding sequence ATGAAACTGTTGCGAAAACTCCCGCCAGAAGCGCGCCTGTTGTTACCGGCGTTTGTGGTCATCCTTGTCGTGGTGGCGGTGCCGCTGCTGTTCTCGCTGTACACCAGTTTCACCAGTTACCGCCTGGTGCGGCCAGAAACCATCTGGAACGTGGTCTGGTTCAAAAACTACATCAAGTTGTTCGGGTCGAGCGATTTCTGGTGGGCGTTTGGCCGCACGGTGCTGTTCCTGACCGTGGTACTCAACCTGGAAATGCTGTTTGGCCTGGCGCTGGCCTTGCTGGTCAACCAGGTCACGCGCGGGCAGCGCATGCTGCGCACCATCATGATGTTCCCGATGATGTTCTCGCCGGTGCTGGTGGGGTTCCAGTTCAAGTTCATGTTCAACGACAACATCGGCATCGTGAACCATATCTTGCAGAACTGGTTTGGCGTCACCCAGGCGATTCCATGGCTGGTAGAAAGCCACCTGGCGTTTTTCTCGCTGGCCTGTGCAGAAATCTGGAACAGCACCGCCGTGTTTGCCATCTTGCTGCTGGCCGGGCTGATGGCCATGCCGCAAGACCCGCTGGAAGCCGCGCGGGTAGACGGCTGCACGCCGTGGCAGGCGTTCCGGCACGTCACCCTGCCGTTCCTGATGCCGTTTGTGTATATCGCCATGACCATCCGCTCGCTGGATGTCGGGCGGGCGTTTGATATCGTCAAGATCATGACCAATGGCGGCCCGGCCGGCCGTACCGAACTGATCTGGACCCTCTCTGCCCGCGCCGGTTATGAAGACGCGCGCATGGGCTACGCCAATGCCATGTCTTATGTGGCGGTGCTGCTATCAATTGCCTTCACCGTGCATTTCTTTCGCAAGCTCAATGCCTCCCGCCAGTTCCTGAACGAAGTGGATGCCTGA
- a CDS encoding carbohydrate ABC transporter permease: MTQSALTLDRNPALARTLETTPPGGALPELSGLDDEPVKEPWLPAALLMRWGVRVCVFIAMCLIMLPGLWVMLNAFRTNVAILARDSIFAATSYTLDNFRDVFGMGDTAGIPVKAYFVNSLVISVTSTVIAIAIGLAGGYAFARYKFRFKKTLFVGLMLSRAVPGIALSLPVFIIWSWLGLIDTKVGTIIVYVAMNVPFSVWLIDGFFRQIPKELAEAAEIDGCTRWQAFWQVEFPMAKSGIASAAIFAFLTAWNEFALASQLTRSTDTKTLPVGLMDFTAQFTINWAGMCALAVIIIIPALILTFIVQKHLIAGLTFGGVKG, from the coding sequence ATGACCCAGTCCGCCCTTACCCTTGACCGCAACCCGGCGCTGGCCCGCACGCTGGAAACCACCCCGCCCGGCGGCGCGCTGCCAGAACTCTCCGGGCTGGATGACGAACCGGTCAAGGAACCCTGGCTGCCCGCCGCGCTGCTGATGCGCTGGGGCGTCCGGGTGTGCGTGTTCATCGCCATGTGCCTGATCATGCTGCCTGGCTTGTGGGTCATGCTCAACGCGTTCCGCACCAACGTCGCCATCCTGGCGCGCGACAGCATTTTTGCGGCGACCAGCTATACGCTGGACAACTTCCGCGACGTCTTCGGCATGGGCGATACGGCGGGGATTCCGGTCAAGGCGTACTTTGTGAATTCGCTGGTGATCTCCGTCACCAGCACGGTGATCGCCATCGCCATTGGCCTGGCCGGCGGTTACGCCTTTGCCCGCTACAAGTTCCGCTTCAAGAAAACGCTGTTTGTCGGCCTGATGCTCAGCCGCGCGGTACCGGGCATTGCGCTGTCTTTGCCCGTGTTCATCATCTGGTCCTGGCTGGGGCTGATTGATACCAAGGTCGGCACCATCATTGTGTACGTCGCCATGAACGTGCCGTTCTCGGTCTGGCTGATTGACGGGTTTTTCCGGCAGATTCCCAAAGAACTGGCCGAAGCCGCCGAAATTGACGGTTGCACACGCTGGCAAGCGTTCTGGCAGGTGGAGTTTCCCATGGCCAAATCCGGCATTGCCTCTGCCGCCATCTTTGCCTTTCTGACCGCCTGGAACGAGTTCGCCCTGGCATCACAACTGACCCGCAGCACCGACACCAAAACCCTGCCGGTGGGGCTGATGGATTTCACCGCGCAATTCACCATCAACTGGGCCGGCATGTGCGCGCTGGCGGTGATCATCATCATCCCCGCGCTGATCCTGACTTTTATCGTGCAAAAGCACCTGATTGCCGGGCTGACTTTTGGCGGCGTGAAGGGGTAA
- a CDS encoding L-rhamnose mutarotase: protein MQRMGMVIGIKPELIDEYKRLHAACWPEILAGLAAAHVKNYSIFLREPENLLFGYWEYHGADFAADMKSISDQDVTRRWWALCSPCQVPLPSRNPGEHWAGMALVFHMD from the coding sequence ATGCAACGCATGGGCATGGTGATTGGCATCAAGCCGGAACTGATCGACGAATACAAACGCCTGCACGCAGCGTGCTGGCCAGAGATTCTGGCCGGTCTGGCTGCGGCCCATGTGAAGAACTACAGCATCTTTTTGCGCGAGCCGGAAAACCTGCTGTTCGGGTATTGGGAATACCACGGTGCAGACTTTGCGGCGGATATGAAATCCATTTCTGATCAGGACGTTACCCGACGCTGGTGGGCGCTGTGTTCGCCTTGCCAGGTGCCGCTGCCAAGCCGCAATCCCGGGGAGCATTGGGCGGGGATGGCGCTGGTGTTTCATATGGATTGA
- a CDS encoding mandelate racemase/muconate lactonizing enzyme family protein, with protein sequence MAKITAVHLYLVNLPPKTVRTDAIQSFVTQETPIVRIVCDDGSEGIGYSYTIGTGGSSVIALIKDHLAPQLPGRDPACVEAIWRDLLFHTHATAVGAITSLALAAIDTALWDWRARRADLPLWQLLGGAQPQVPVYTTEGGWLQLPQSALVEQTLAARAAGFKGAKLKVGKPHLAEDVRRLHAVREAVGDDFELMVDANQAFSVSEAMRRADVLAGVNLAWLEEPLPADNVAGHTQLAAHSRIPIAVGESLYSPGQFADYIQHKACSIIQVDVARVGGITPWLKVAHMAACHNLAVCPHFLMELHVSLCSAVPNAAWLEYIPQLDDVTARPIRITDGMATPPDEAGLGIAWDWPVLEKRSLFRHTLS encoded by the coding sequence ATGGCCAAAATCACCGCAGTCCACCTTTACCTTGTTAACCTGCCCCCCAAAACAGTCAGAACGGATGCCATCCAGTCGTTCGTGACCCAGGAAACGCCCATCGTCCGCATCGTCTGCGACGACGGTTCTGAGGGCATCGGCTACAGCTATACCATCGGCACCGGTGGTTCCTCAGTCATTGCCCTCATCAAAGACCACCTCGCCCCACAATTACCTGGCCGTGATCCGGCCTGCGTCGAGGCCATCTGGCGTGACTTGCTGTTTCATACGCATGCCACCGCCGTCGGCGCGATCACCAGCCTGGCACTGGCCGCCATCGATACCGCCTTGTGGGACTGGCGGGCCCGGCGCGCAGATTTACCGCTCTGGCAATTGCTGGGTGGGGCGCAGCCGCAAGTGCCGGTCTACACCACCGAAGGCGGCTGGTTGCAGTTACCGCAATCGGCGCTGGTAGAACAAACACTGGCCGCCCGGGCCGCCGGCTTCAAAGGCGCCAAACTGAAAGTGGGCAAACCGCATCTGGCCGAAGACGTGCGCCGCCTGCATGCCGTGCGCGAGGCGGTGGGTGATGACTTTGAATTGATGGTGGATGCCAATCAGGCCTTCAGCGTTTCTGAAGCAATGCGCCGCGCCGACGTGCTGGCGGGCGTCAATCTGGCCTGGCTGGAAGAACCCCTGCCCGCCGATAACGTCGCCGGCCACACCCAGCTGGCCGCGCACAGCCGTATTCCGATTGCGGTGGGTGAATCGCTCTACAGCCCCGGGCAGTTTGCGGATTACATCCAGCACAAGGCGTGTTCAATCATCCAGGTGGACGTTGCGCGCGTGGGCGGAATTACGCCATGGCTGAAAGTGGCGCACATGGCCGCTTGCCACAATCTGGCGGTGTGCCCGCACTTTTTGATGGAATTACACGTGAGCTTGTGTTCTGCCGTGCCCAACGCAGCGTGGCTGGAATATATTCCGCAACTTGATGACGTGACCGCCCGCCCCATCCGCATTACCGATGGCATGGCAACGCCGCCAGATGAAGCCGGTCTTGGCATCGCCTGGGACTGGCCGGTGCTGGAAAAGCGCAGCCTCTTTCGTCATACCCTTTCTTGA
- a CDS encoding fumarylacetoacetate hydrolase family protein produces the protein MKLLRYGPIGHEKPAALDASGQIRDLSMLLPDITGKQLDAVTLNALDALDLSRLPVVDQGVRIGCPVAGVGKIICVGLNYADHARESGLEPPPEPVLFMKPASSIVGPADNVIIPRGSVKTDWEVELGVVIGKAASYVDEAAALDHVAGYVVINDVSEREFQLERAGQWDKGKGCDTFSPIGPWLVTRDEVTDPHQLNLWLEVNGRRVQDSSTSQFIFGIPKLVSYISQFMTLHPGDIISTGTPPGVGLGQKPAPWYLQAGDTMRLGIAGLGEQQQTLVAWSRAD, from the coding sequence ATGAAATTGCTGCGATACGGCCCCATCGGCCATGAAAAACCCGCCGCCCTGGACGCCAGCGGCCAGATCCGTGATCTGTCCATGCTGCTACCCGACATCACGGGCAAACAGCTGGATGCAGTCACGCTCAATGCGCTGGACGCCCTGGACCTGAGCCGACTGCCGGTGGTGGATCAGGGCGTGCGGATTGGCTGCCCGGTGGCGGGCGTCGGCAAGATCATTTGCGTGGGTCTGAACTATGCCGACCATGCGCGCGAATCGGGCCTGGAACCGCCACCAGAACCGGTGCTGTTCATGAAGCCGGCCAGTTCCATCGTCGGCCCTGCTGACAACGTGATCATCCCGCGTGGCTCGGTGAAAACCGACTGGGAAGTGGAACTGGGTGTGGTGATCGGCAAGGCGGCCAGTTATGTCGATGAGGCCGCGGCGCTGGATCATGTGGCAGGTTATGTGGTGATCAACGATGTGTCAGAGCGCGAGTTCCAGCTGGAGCGTGCCGGCCAGTGGGACAAGGGCAAGGGCTGCGATACGTTCTCCCCCATCGGGCCATGGCTGGTCACGCGCGATGAAGTGACCGACCCGCACCAACTGAACCTGTGGCTGGAGGTAAACGGCCGCCGCGTGCAGGACAGCAGCACCAGCCAGTTCATTTTCGGCATCCCCAAACTGGTGTCATACATCAGCCAGTTCATGACGCTTCATCCCGGGGACATCATCAGCACCGGCACCCCGCCGGGCGTGGGGCTGGGGCAGAAACCCGCACCGTGGTATCTGCAAGCCGGCGACACCATGCGCCTTGGCATTGCCGGCCTGGGCGAGCAGCAACAAACGCTGGTGGCCTGGTCGCGGGCAGACTGA